In Streptomyces sp. NBC_01551, one DNA window encodes the following:
- a CDS encoding Bax inhibitor-1/YccA family protein codes for MRSSNPVFSRRGFSRDAGGYAGFGAQHQAQQAGAATNPYATNPYATDAATGMPQAPARGSVMTIDDVVSRTAMTLGTVILTATLAWIALPVDPANINKSYGIAIGAALVAFVLAIVQSFKAKAAPALIIGYAAFEGVFLGVISAAVSTYIGDGVVIQAVLGTMCVFAGVLFAYKMRWIRVTRRFYGFVMAAAVGFMLLMLANLLFSVFGGGDGLGFRSGGLGILFGVIGIILGACFLALDFKQVEDGVTYGAPREEAWLAAFGLTMTLVWIYLEMLRLFSILSGDD; via the coding sequence ATGAGGAGCAGTAACCCGGTCTTCTCGCGACGGGGGTTCAGCCGCGACGCCGGCGGCTACGCGGGCTTCGGCGCGCAGCACCAGGCGCAGCAGGCCGGGGCCGCGACCAACCCGTACGCGACGAACCCTTACGCGACCGACGCGGCGACGGGCATGCCGCAGGCTCCGGCCCGCGGCAGTGTGATGACGATCGACGACGTCGTGAGCCGTACGGCCATGACGCTCGGCACCGTGATCCTGACGGCGACGCTCGCCTGGATCGCGCTGCCCGTCGACCCCGCGAACATCAACAAGTCGTACGGCATCGCCATCGGCGCCGCGCTCGTCGCGTTCGTCCTGGCGATCGTCCAGTCCTTCAAGGCCAAGGCCGCGCCGGCGCTGATCATCGGCTACGCCGCCTTCGAGGGCGTCTTCCTCGGTGTCATCAGCGCGGCCGTCAGCACCTACATCGGCGACGGTGTGGTCATCCAGGCCGTGCTCGGCACCATGTGCGTCTTCGCGGGCGTGCTCTTCGCGTACAAGATGCGCTGGATCCGCGTCACCCGCCGCTTCTACGGCTTCGTGATGGCCGCCGCCGTGGGCTTCATGCTGCTCATGCTGGCGAACCTGCTGTTCTCGGTGTTCGGCGGCGGTGACGGCCTCGGCTTCCGCAGCGGTGGCCTCGGCATCCTCTTCGGCGTCATCGGCATCATCCTGGGCGCCTGCTTCCTCGCCCTCGACTTCAAGCAGGTCGAGGACGGCGTGACCTACGGCGCCCCGCGCGAGGAGGCGTGGCTGGCGGCCTTCGGCCTCACCATGACCCTGGTGTGGATCTACCTGGAGATGCTGCGGCTCTTCTCGATCCTCTCCGGCGACGACTAG
- a CDS encoding ABC transporter ATP-binding protein encodes MNYAPHTTQAVAARATQLSKVYGQGETQVVALDNVSVDFAQGQFTAIMGPSGSGKSTLMHCVAGLDTFSAGSVRIGETELGTLKDKQLTQLRRDKIGFIFQAFNLLPTLTALENITLPMDIAGRKPDQQWLDNVIEMVGLSGRLGHRPTQLSGGQQQRVAVARALASRPEIIFGDEPTGNLDSRSGAEVLGFLRNSVRELGQTVVMVTHDPVAASYADRVIFLADGRIVDEMLSPTADGVLDRMKAFDAKGRTS; translated from the coding sequence ATGAACTACGCCCCGCACACCACCCAGGCCGTGGCCGCCCGCGCCACCCAGCTCTCCAAGGTGTACGGCCAGGGCGAGACCCAGGTGGTCGCCCTGGACAACGTCTCCGTCGACTTCGCGCAGGGCCAGTTCACCGCGATCATGGGCCCCTCGGGCTCCGGCAAGTCCACGCTGATGCACTGCGTCGCGGGCCTGGACACCTTCTCCGCCGGCTCCGTCCGCATCGGCGAGACCGAGCTGGGCACCCTCAAGGACAAGCAGCTGACCCAGCTGCGCCGGGACAAGATCGGCTTCATCTTCCAGGCCTTCAACCTGCTGCCGACCCTGACGGCCCTGGAGAACATCACGCTGCCCATGGACATCGCCGGCCGCAAGCCCGACCAGCAGTGGCTGGACAACGTGATCGAGATGGTCGGCCTCTCCGGCCGCCTCGGCCACCGCCCGACCCAGCTCTCCGGCGGCCAGCAGCAGCGCGTGGCCGTGGCCCGCGCCCTGGCCTCCCGCCCCGAGATCATCTTCGGCGACGAGCCCACCGGCAACCTCGACTCCCGCTCCGGCGCCGAGGTCCTCGGCTTCCTGCGCAACTCCGTCCGCGAGCTCGGCCAGACCGTCGTGATGGTCACCCACGACCCGGTCGCCGCCTCCTACGCGGACCGCGTCATCTTCCTCGCCGACGGCCGGATCGTCGACGAGATGCTCAGCCCCACCGCCGACGGCGTGCTCGACCGCATGAAGGCCTTCGACGCCAAGGGCCGCACCAGCTGA
- a CDS encoding DUF501 domain-containing protein, translated as MQTPPPQTDRTEPTDADIEAFEQQLGRPPRGLRAIAHRCPCGQPDVVETAPRLPDGTPFPTLYYLTCPRAASAIGTLEANGVMKEMQARLAEDPELAAAYQAAHEDYIRRRDAIEVLQGFPSAGGMPDRVKCLHVLVGHSLAAGPGVNPFGDEALAMLPQWWAKGACVTPCAQKAEQTAEQAGERA; from the coding sequence ATGCAGACGCCCCCGCCCCAGACCGACCGGACCGAGCCGACCGACGCGGACATCGAGGCGTTCGAGCAGCAGCTCGGCCGCCCGCCGCGCGGGCTCCGCGCCATCGCGCACCGCTGCCCCTGCGGTCAGCCGGACGTCGTCGAGACCGCCCCGCGGCTGCCCGACGGCACGCCCTTCCCGACGCTGTACTACCTGACCTGCCCGCGCGCGGCCTCCGCCATCGGCACGCTGGAGGCCAACGGCGTGATGAAGGAGATGCAGGCCCGGCTCGCCGAGGACCCGGAGCTCGCCGCCGCCTACCAGGCCGCGCACGAGGACTACATCCGGCGCCGCGACGCCATCGAGGTGCTCCAGGGCTTCCCGAGCGCCGGCGGCATGCCGGACCGGGTGAAGTGCCTGCACGTGCTGGTCGGCCACTCGCTGGCCGCCGGTCCGGGCGTGAACCCGTTCGGCGACGAGGCCCTCGCGATGCTGCCGCAGTGGTGGGCCAAGGGCGCCTGCGTCACCCCGTGCGCGCAGAAGGCGGAGCAGACGGCGGAGCAGGCGGGGGAGCGGGCGTGA
- a CDS encoding cyclopropane-fatty-acyl-phospholipid synthase family protein yields MTDAAPRLAVVAETLLGAPLPVRIRAWDGSEAGPPGGPVLVVRRRRALRRVLWKPGEMGLARAWVAGDMTVEGDLFALLDRVAGLLWERGPDPDGAPVPAAAPPRPAGGLALLRDPARRAAVRELLTLAGPWPAPAPPPEEADRRGGTRHSKGRDRQAISHHYDVGNEFYERLLGPSMVYSCAYWSPGGTLEDAQRDKLDLVCRKLALEPGQRLLDVGCGWGSMALHAARAYGVQVTGITLSREQAAYARKRAAEEGLADLVDIRVQDYRDVKDGPYDAISSIGMAEHVGAARYREYARTLHGLLRPGGRLLNHQIARPPEADEAAYRVDEFIDAYVFPDGELSPLGSTVGELERAGFEVRDVEALREHYALTLRAWVARLERHWEEAVRLTSPGRARVWLLYMAASALGFEHNRLGVNQVLAVRPAGTGRSGLPLRLRTWGAPPPP; encoded by the coding sequence ATGACCGACGCCGCGCCGCGGCTGGCCGTTGTTGCCGAGACCCTGCTGGGCGCTCCCCTGCCCGTGCGCATCCGGGCCTGGGACGGCAGCGAGGCCGGTCCACCCGGCGGGCCCGTTCTCGTGGTCCGCCGCCGCCGCGCGCTGCGCCGCGTGCTGTGGAAGCCGGGCGAGATGGGCCTGGCCCGCGCGTGGGTCGCGGGTGACATGACCGTGGAGGGCGACCTTTTCGCCCTGCTGGACCGGGTGGCGGGCCTGCTGTGGGAGCGCGGCCCGGACCCCGACGGCGCACCGGTCCCGGCCGCCGCCCCGCCGAGGCCGGCCGGGGGCCTCGCGCTGCTGCGCGACCCGGCGCGGCGGGCCGCCGTACGGGAGCTGCTCACGCTCGCCGGGCCGTGGCCGGCGCCCGCGCCGCCGCCCGAGGAGGCCGACCGGCGCGGCGGCACCCGCCACAGCAAGGGCCGCGACCGCCAGGCGATCAGTCACCACTACGACGTGGGCAACGAGTTCTACGAGCGGCTCCTGGGCCCCTCCATGGTGTACTCCTGCGCCTACTGGAGCCCCGGCGGCACCCTTGAGGACGCCCAGCGCGACAAACTCGACCTGGTCTGCCGCAAACTCGCCCTGGAGCCCGGCCAGCGGCTCCTCGACGTCGGCTGCGGCTGGGGCTCCATGGCCCTGCACGCCGCCCGCGCGTACGGCGTCCAGGTCACCGGCATCACCCTCTCGCGCGAACAGGCCGCGTACGCCCGCAAGAGAGCCGCCGAGGAGGGCCTGGCCGACCTGGTCGACATCCGGGTTCAGGACTACCGGGACGTCAAGGACGGCCCGTACGACGCCATTTCGTCCATCGGCATGGCCGAACACGTCGGAGCCGCCCGCTACCGGGAGTACGCCCGCACCCTGCACGGCCTGCTGCGCCCCGGCGGACGGCTGCTCAACCACCAGATCGCCCGGCCCCCGGAGGCCGACGAAGCGGCGTACCGCGTCGACGAGTTCATCGACGCCTACGTGTTCCCCGACGGGGAGCTCTCGCCGCTCGGCAGCACCGTCGGCGAGCTGGAGCGGGCCGGTTTCGAGGTCCGCGACGTGGAGGCGCTGCGCGAGCACTACGCGCTCACCCTGCGGGCCTGGGTTGCCCGGCTGGAGCGGCACTGGGAGGAGGCCGTCCGGCTCACCTCACCCGGGCGGGCCCGGGTGTGGCTGCTGTACATGGCGGCCAGCGCGCTCGGCTTCGAGCACAACCGGCTCGGCGTCAACCAGGTCCTCGCGGTGCGGCCCGCGGGGACGGGCCGGTCGGGGCTGCCGCTGCGGCTGCGCACCTGGGGCGCGCCGCCGCCCCCGTAG
- a CDS encoding septum formation initiator family protein, with protein MAGNRDRFSTFSTATRLKQLGERTAAHVYRSQSRRQVRRSRLTGRAALLVLVLCTLVVALAYPMRQYVSQRSEIAEQQRAADDARRRLEELRDEKARWQDPAYAEQQARKHLHFLRPGEIGYIMKDPGAEAAERHRTGQAASDRPWYSNVWDGVDKADRPGD; from the coding sequence ATGGCCGGGAACCGGGACCGGTTCTCCACCTTCTCGACCGCGACGAGGCTCAAGCAGCTCGGCGAGCGGACCGCCGCACACGTCTACCGGTCGCAGTCGCGCCGCCAGGTCCGCCGCAGCCGGCTCACCGGCCGGGCCGCGCTGCTCGTGCTCGTCCTCTGTACGCTGGTCGTCGCCCTCGCGTATCCGATGCGCCAGTACGTGTCCCAGCGTTCGGAGATCGCGGAGCAGCAGCGGGCCGCCGACGACGCGCGCCGGCGCCTGGAGGAACTCCGGGACGAGAAGGCCCGCTGGCAGGACCCGGCCTACGCGGAGCAGCAGGCGCGCAAGCACCTGCACTTCCTGCGGCCGGGAGAGATCGGCTACATCATGAAGGACCCCGGGGCCGAGGCCGCGGAGCGGCACCGTACCGGACAGGCCGCTTCCGACCGCCCCTGGTACTCGAACGTCTGGGACGGCGTCGACAAGGCCGACCGCCCCGGCGACTGA
- a CDS encoding Ppx/GppA phosphatase family protein — MTRVAGIDCGTNSIRLLVADCDPATGMLVELDRRMTIVRLGQGVDKTGRLAPEALERTFAACREYAAVIKELGAERVRFVATSASRDAENRDEFVRGVLDILGVEPEVITGDQEAEFSFTGATRELTGLDHLERPFLVVDIGGGSTEFVVGEEHVRAARSVDVGCVRMTERHLVVDGVVTDPPTPEQIAAIRADIEAALDLAAETVPLGEARTLVGLAGSVTTVAGIALGLPEYDSSAIHHARIPYERVREVSERMLTATHAERAAIPVMHPGRVDVIGAGALVLLAVMERLGASEVVVSEHDILDGIAWSCVLDPA, encoded by the coding sequence GTGACCCGGGTCGCCGGCATCGACTGCGGTACGAACTCCATCCGCCTGCTCGTCGCGGACTGCGACCCCGCCACGGGCATGCTGGTCGAGCTGGACCGGCGGATGACGATCGTCCGCCTGGGCCAGGGCGTGGACAAGACCGGCCGGCTGGCTCCGGAGGCGCTGGAGCGCACCTTCGCCGCCTGCCGTGAGTACGCGGCCGTCATCAAGGAACTGGGCGCGGAGCGGGTGCGCTTCGTGGCCACCTCGGCCTCGCGCGACGCCGAGAACCGCGACGAGTTCGTCCGGGGCGTGCTGGACATCCTGGGCGTCGAGCCCGAGGTGATCACCGGCGACCAGGAGGCGGAGTTCTCCTTCACCGGCGCCACGCGCGAGCTCACCGGGCTGGACCACCTCGAACGGCCGTTCCTGGTCGTGGACATCGGCGGCGGCTCGACCGAGTTCGTGGTCGGCGAGGAGCACGTGCGGGCCGCCCGCTCGGTCGACGTGGGCTGCGTGCGGATGACCGAACGCCACCTGGTGGTCGACGGGGTCGTCACGGACCCGCCGACGCCGGAGCAGATCGCCGCCATACGGGCCGACATCGAGGCCGCGCTGGACCTGGCGGCCGAGACGGTCCCGCTGGGCGAGGCCCGCACCCTGGTGGGCCTGGCCGGCTCGGTGACCACGGTGGCCGGCATCGCCCTCGGCCTTCCGGAGTACGACTCGTCGGCGATCCACCACGCCCGGATCCCTTACGAGCGGGTCCGCGAGGTCAGCGAGCGCATGCTGACGGCGACGCACGCCGAACGCGCGGCGATCCCGGTGATGCACCCGGGCCGGGTGGACGTCATCGGCGCGGGCGCGCTGGTCCTGCTGGCCGTCATGGAGCGCCTCGGCGCCTCGGAGGTCGTGGTCTCGGAGCACGACATCCTCGACGGCATCGCCTGGAGCTGCGTCCTCGATCCCGCGTGA
- the eno gene encoding phosphopyruvate hydratase, with translation MLVPSIDVVVAREILDSRGNPTVEVEVGLDDGSTGRAAVPSGASTGAFEAIELRDGDPNRYFGKGVEKAVLAVIEQIGPELVGYDATEQRLIDQAMFDLDATDNKGSLGANAILGVSLAVAHAASEASDLPLFRYLGGPNAHLLPVPMMNILNGGSHADSNVDIQEFMIAPIGAESFSEALRWGAEVYHTLKKVLHTKGLSTGLGDEGGFAPNLESNRAALDLIVEAIKQAGYTPGKDIALALDVAASEFYKDGKYEFEGQSRSAAEMTDYYAELVEAYPLVSIEDPLFEDDWAGWKTITDRLGTKVQIVGDDLFVTNPERLARGIEEGSANALLVKVNQIGSLTETLDAVEMAQRNGFKCMMSHRSGETEDVTIADLAVAVNCGQIKTGAPARSDRVAKYNQLLRIEEILDDAAVYAGRSAFPRFKG, from the coding sequence ATGCTCGTGCCGTCCATCGACGTCGTCGTAGCCCGGGAAATCCTGGACTCCCGAGGCAACCCCACGGTCGAGGTCGAGGTGGGCCTCGACGATGGCAGCACCGGCCGTGCTGCAGTACCGTCCGGCGCCTCCACCGGTGCATTCGAGGCCATCGAGCTCCGTGACGGTGACCCCAACCGTTACTTCGGCAAGGGTGTCGAGAAGGCCGTCCTGGCCGTCATCGAGCAGATCGGCCCGGAGCTCGTCGGCTACGACGCGACCGAGCAGCGCCTGATCGACCAGGCCATGTTCGACCTCGACGCCACCGACAACAAGGGCTCGCTCGGCGCCAACGCCATCCTCGGCGTGTCCCTCGCCGTCGCGCACGCCGCGTCCGAGGCCTCGGACCTCCCGCTCTTCCGCTACCTCGGCGGCCCGAACGCGCACCTGCTGCCCGTTCCGATGATGAACATCCTCAACGGTGGGTCGCACGCCGACTCCAACGTGGACATCCAGGAGTTCATGATCGCCCCGATCGGCGCGGAGTCCTTCTCCGAGGCGCTGCGCTGGGGTGCCGAGGTCTACCACACCCTCAAGAAGGTCCTGCACACCAAGGGCCTCTCCACCGGTCTCGGTGACGAGGGCGGCTTCGCCCCGAACCTGGAGTCCAACCGCGCCGCGCTCGACCTCATCGTCGAGGCCATCAAGCAGGCCGGCTACACCCCGGGCAAGGACATCGCGCTCGCGCTCGACGTCGCCGCGTCCGAGTTCTACAAGGACGGCAAGTACGAGTTCGAGGGCCAGTCCCGCTCGGCCGCCGAGATGACCGACTACTACGCCGAGCTCGTCGAGGCGTACCCGCTGGTCTCCATCGAGGACCCGCTGTTCGAGGACGACTGGGCCGGCTGGAAGACCATCACCGACCGCCTCGGCACCAAGGTCCAGATCGTCGGTGACGACCTGTTCGTCACCAACCCGGAGCGTCTGGCCCGCGGTATCGAGGAGGGCTCCGCGAACGCCCTGCTCGTGAAGGTGAACCAGATCGGTTCGCTGACCGAGACCCTCGACGCCGTCGAGATGGCCCAGCGCAACGGCTTCAAGTGCATGATGTCCCACCGCTCCGGTGAGACCGAGGACGTCACCATCGCCGACCTCGCCGTCGCCGTGAACTGCGGCCAGATCAAGACCGGCGCCCCGGCCCGCTCGGACCGCGTCGCCAAGTACAACCAGCTGCTGCGCATCGAGGAGATCCTCGACGACGCCGCGGTGTACGCGGGTCGCTCCGCCTTCCCGCGCTTCAAGGGCTGA
- a CDS encoding ABC transporter permease yields the protein MFRTALRNVLAHKARLLMTVLAVTLGVAFVSGTLVFTDTLKKSLSGQSAKDYAGVAVSVTSYGQGRNDQGEKEGEPGLSQATLDKVKALPGVDSVSGRVTGFAGVGDENGKLIGAGWSNQGANYTPVKDGKNPRYSFVQGAGPAKADEIALDKATADTGKYKVGDKVRVATNGPVKEYSLAGVFTTEDGAVQAGGSLVLFETKVAQELYLKPGYFQEMSVAAKDGTSADKLLSDIEPLVDSKHTKAQTGAALAAKQAKDIEEGLGQMGTMLLVFAGISLFVGIFLIYNTFTMLVTQRTKELALLRAVGANRGQVMRSVLAEALVVGAVSAVVGLISGIGLAVAMRSVIGSFGAKLPGGDIVIAPGTIIAALVIGILVTTIAAVLPAWRTGRIAPVAAMGSAHLPATAKSLVVRNVIGSIISVLGIGLVMMGVSTGGDTGRMTIGAGAFFMLIGMIVLLPLLSKPVIGAVRPLLQKVFGIPGKLASQNAVRNPRRTAVTAASLAIGLTLVTTLSVLGITVGKVVDRMSTEKLKADYKVSMAGGMGYLDKSVAETLTKTPGIKAVSPQTAGYFMVGDDFRSASGVNPAAIGQLLNIETVSGSVDSLGKGEILVAEKTAKSQKLAVGSTLKVKYEDGKQETLKVGAVYKDMEGLLSPYVLDDKILTQHTDESAVSEVYVNVEGGASKAGQQKVVDALGKNPAINVATQQDMRNEMGGMINTMLNVMYGLLGMALIISVLGVVNTLAMSVFERTQEIGMLRAIGLDRGRVKNMIRLEAVVISLFGAALGVAIGVFLAWAVGTTMAKSMPNYELILPWDRIGIFLLLAAVVGVLAAMWPARSAARLNMLTAIKTE from the coding sequence ATGTTCCGTACAGCCCTGCGCAACGTCCTCGCGCACAAGGCCCGGCTGCTGATGACGGTGCTCGCCGTCACCCTCGGCGTCGCCTTCGTCTCAGGCACCCTCGTCTTCACCGACACCCTCAAGAAGTCCCTCTCCGGCCAGTCCGCCAAGGACTACGCGGGCGTGGCCGTCTCCGTCACCTCGTACGGCCAGGGCCGCAACGACCAGGGCGAGAAGGAGGGCGAGCCGGGCCTGAGCCAGGCCACCCTCGACAAGGTCAAGGCGCTCCCGGGCGTCGACTCCGTCTCCGGACGCGTCACCGGCTTCGCCGGCGTCGGCGACGAGAACGGCAAGCTGATCGGCGCCGGCTGGTCCAACCAGGGCGCCAACTACACGCCCGTCAAGGACGGCAAGAACCCGCGCTACAGCTTCGTCCAGGGTGCCGGGCCGGCCAAGGCCGACGAGATCGCGCTCGACAAGGCGACCGCGGACACGGGCAAGTACAAGGTGGGCGACAAGGTCCGCGTCGCGACCAACGGCCCGGTCAAGGAGTACTCCCTCGCCGGTGTCTTCACCACCGAGGACGGTGCCGTCCAGGCCGGCGGCAGCCTGGTGCTCTTCGAGACCAAGGTCGCCCAGGAGCTCTACCTCAAGCCCGGCTACTTCCAGGAGATGTCGGTCGCGGCCAAGGACGGCACCTCCGCCGACAAGCTGCTGTCCGACATCGAGCCGCTGGTCGACAGCAAGCACACCAAGGCGCAGACGGGCGCGGCCCTCGCCGCGAAGCAGGCCAAGGACATCGAGGAGGGCCTCGGCCAGATGGGCACCATGCTGCTCGTCTTCGCCGGCATCTCGCTCTTCGTCGGCATCTTCCTGATCTACAACACCTTCACCATGCTGGTCACCCAGCGCACCAAGGAGCTGGCCCTGCTGCGCGCCGTCGGCGCCAACCGCGGCCAGGTCATGCGCTCGGTGCTCGCCGAGGCCCTGGTCGTCGGCGCCGTGTCCGCCGTCGTCGGCCTGATCAGCGGCATCGGCCTGGCGGTCGCCATGCGCTCCGTGATCGGCTCCTTCGGCGCCAAGCTCCCGGGCGGCGACATCGTGATCGCCCCGGGCACGATCATCGCGGCCCTGGTCATCGGCATCCTGGTCACCACGATCGCCGCGGTGCTGCCCGCCTGGCGCACCGGCCGGATCGCCCCGGTCGCCGCCATGGGCAGCGCCCACCTGCCGGCCACCGCGAAGTCGCTGGTCGTGCGCAACGTCATCGGCTCGATCATCAGCGTCCTCGGCATCGGCCTGGTCATGATGGGCGTGTCCACGGGCGGCGACACCGGCCGCATGACCATCGGCGCGGGCGCCTTCTTCATGCTCATCGGCATGATCGTGCTGCTGCCGCTGCTGTCCAAGCCGGTCATCGGGGCCGTCCGCCCGCTGCTGCAGAAGGTGTTCGGGATCCCCGGCAAGCTGGCCTCCCAGAACGCCGTCCGCAACCCGCGCCGCACCGCCGTCACCGCCGCCTCCCTGGCGATCGGCCTGACCCTGGTCACCACCCTGTCGGTGCTCGGCATCACCGTGGGCAAGGTCGTCGACCGGATGAGCACCGAGAAGCTCAAGGCCGACTACAAGGTCTCCATGGCCGGCGGCATGGGCTACCTCGACAAGTCGGTGGCCGAGACCCTCACCAAGACCCCCGGCATCAAGGCGGTCTCCCCGCAGACGGCCGGCTACTTCATGGTCGGCGACGACTTCCGGTCCGCCTCCGGCGTCAACCCGGCCGCCATCGGCCAGCTGCTGAACATCGAGACCGTCAGCGGCTCGGTGGACTCCCTCGGCAAGGGCGAGATCCTGGTCGCCGAGAAGACCGCGAAGAGCCAGAAGCTCGCCGTCGGCTCCACGCTCAAGGTGAAGTACGAGGACGGCAAGCAGGAAACCCTCAAGGTCGGCGCGGTCTACAAGGACATGGAGGGCCTGCTCTCCCCCTACGTCCTCGACGACAAGATCCTCACCCAGCACACCGATGAGAGCGCCGTCTCCGAGGTGTACGTCAACGTCGAGGGCGGGGCGTCCAAGGCCGGCCAGCAGAAGGTCGTCGACGCCCTGGGCAAGAACCCGGCCATCAACGTCGCCACCCAGCAGGACATGCGCAACGAGATGGGCGGCATGATCAACACCATGCTGAACGTCATGTACGGCCTGCTCGGCATGGCGCTGATCATCTCGGTGCTCGGCGTGGTCAACACCCTTGCGATGTCCGTCTTCGAGCGGACCCAGGAGATCGGCATGCTGCGGGCGATCGGCCTCGACCGGGGCCGGGTTAAGAACATGATCCGCCTTGAGGCCGTGGTGATCTCGCTCTTCGGAGCGGCCCTGGGCGTCGCCATCGGCGTCTTCCTCGCCTGGGCGGTCGGCACCACCATGGCGAAGTCCATGCCGAACTACGAGCTGATCCTCCCGTGGGACCGGATCGGGATCTTCCTCCTGCTCGCCGCCGTGGTCGGCGTCCTGGCGGCCATGTGGCCCGCCCGCAGCGCCGCCCGCCTGAACATGCTGACGGCCATCAAGACCGAATAG
- a CDS encoding DUF4287 domain-containing protein has protein sequence MSVEFSEQTHRNMIDRIPLTTGREVSDWLRTVDDGPSLVRFEEKVSWLRGAHELSYGQAKAIIHEYDLRRAARKFG, from the coding sequence ATGTCCGTAGAGTTCTCCGAGCAGACCCACCGCAACATGATCGACAGAATCCCCCTGACCACCGGTCGTGAAGTGTCCGACTGGCTCCGCACCGTGGACGACGGCCCCTCCCTCGTCCGGTTCGAGGAGAAGGTCAGCTGGCTGCGCGGCGCGCACGAACTGTCGTACGGCCAGGCCAAGGCGATCATCCACGAGTACGACCTGCGCAGGGCCGCGAGAAAGTTCGGCTGA
- a CDS encoding NAD(P)/FAD-dependent oxidoreductase translates to MSTTERPRILVVGGGYVGLYAAKRIMKKMRYGEATVTVVDPRSYMTYQPFLPEVAAGSISPRHVVVPLRRVLPKAEVLTGRVTTIDQDRKVAVVTPLVGEAYELPFDYLVIALGAVSRTFPIPGLAEQGIGMKGVEEGIGLRNHVLEQLDKAESTTDENVRRKALTFVFVGGGFAGAETIGEVEDMARDAAKYYTTIKREDMRFILVDAADKILPEVGPKLGTWGKEHLESRGIEIYLSTSMDSCVDGHVVLKNGLEVDSNTIVWTAGVKPNPALARYGLPLGPRGHVDTAPTLQVQGSDYIWAAGDNAQVPDVASRKAGVENAWCPPNAQHALRQAKVLGDNVVSGMRGFPQKEYSHSNKGAVAGLGLHKGVAMIVMGKMKIKLKGRLAWYMHRGYHGMAMPTWNRKIRVFADWTLGMFLKREVVSLGALESPREEFYEAAKPAPAPAAATPAQKAKAS, encoded by the coding sequence ATGAGCACCACGGAGCGTCCCAGGATCCTCGTTGTAGGAGGTGGGTACGTAGGCCTGTACGCAGCCAAGCGCATCATGAAGAAGATGCGCTACGGCGAGGCGACCGTCACGGTCGTCGACCCGCGCTCGTACATGACCTACCAGCCTTTCCTCCCCGAAGTGGCCGCAGGCAGCATCTCGCCTCGGCACGTCGTCGTCCCGCTGCGACGCGTGCTGCCCAAGGCTGAGGTTCTCACCGGCCGGGTCACGACCATCGACCAGGACCGCAAGGTCGCCGTCGTCACGCCGCTCGTCGGCGAGGCGTACGAGCTGCCCTTCGACTACCTGGTGATCGCGCTCGGCGCCGTCTCCCGCACCTTCCCGATCCCCGGCCTCGCCGAGCAGGGCATCGGCATGAAGGGCGTCGAAGAGGGCATCGGCCTGCGCAACCACGTACTCGAGCAGCTCGACAAGGCCGAGTCCACGACGGACGAGAACGTCCGCCGCAAGGCCCTGACCTTCGTCTTCGTCGGCGGCGGCTTCGCCGGTGCCGAGACGATCGGCGAGGTCGAGGACATGGCCCGCGACGCCGCGAAGTACTACACCACGATCAAGCGCGAGGACATGCGCTTCATCCTGGTGGACGCGGCCGACAAGATCCTTCCCGAGGTCGGCCCCAAGCTGGGCACCTGGGGCAAGGAGCACCTGGAGTCCCGCGGCATCGAGATCTACCTCTCGACCTCCATGGACTCCTGCGTCGACGGCCACGTCGTGCTGAAGAACGGCCTCGAGGTCGACTCCAACACCATCGTGTGGACCGCCGGCGTCAAGCCGAACCCGGCCCTGGCCCGCTACGGCCTGCCGCTCGGCCCCCGCGGCCACGTCGACACCGCCCCGACCCTTCAGGTCCAGGGCAGCGACTACATCTGGGCCGCCGGCGACAACGCCCAGGTCCCGGACGTCGCCTCCCGCAAGGCCGGCGTCGAGAACGCCTGGTGCCCGCCGAACGCCCAGCACGCGCTGCGCCAGGCCAAGGTCCTCGGCGACAACGTGGTCTCCGGCATGCGGGGCTTCCCGCAGAAGGAGTACAGCCACTCCAACAAGGGCGCTGTGGCGGGCCTCGGCCTCCACAAGGGCGTGGCGATGATCGTCATGGGCAAGATGAAGATCAAGCTCAAGGGCCGTCTCGCCTGGTACATGCACCGTGGCTACCACGGCATGGCCATGCCGACCTGGAACCGCAAGATCCGCGTCTTCGCCGACTGGACCCTCGGCATGTTCCTCAAGCGCGAGGTCGTCTCCCTCGGTGCTCTGGAGAGCCCGCGCGAGGAGTTCTACGAGGCCGCCAAGCCGGCGCCGGCCCCGGCCGCCGCCACCCCGGCCCAGAAGGCCAAGGCGTCCTGA